GCAGGCACCACATCCCTCTCGCTCAGCTGCTTTCCCGCAAACTCACATGCCTGACTGCTCACTCCCCGTTTTCCCGTAATGTCACCCTATAAAGAGAATATAGAGTGACTTTTCGGGAAAGCAGAGAGGCCGGTGGGCTCTGCGCCATTCCGGAAAGACTAGCCAGAACCAGGGGCTGACAAGAGGAGCGGTACGTCTCCGGAGAATGCTCTCCACACGCGGTCCGACCTTCGCAGACTTGTACCACTTCGCTGCAAGTGGCTGCCCGATCCCTGCGCCGAAGGTTCCGCTGAGCTGCGTCTCAGTAGCCTCAGCCCTTCAGCGGGTTTCGAAGTGTGTCGATCATATTCATGGCCCCATGTTCGGCATCGGAGCCTAGAGGAGACAAGACATGCCAATGAAGTCGTTCGTAGTTCGTAGTTGTGAGGAAGGTTGGATGGTCCAGCGCGAGGGCAAAAAGAGCCCCGAGAGCATGCACCGGAAGAAAGAAGTCGCAGTGCGAAAGGGTCGCGCGATGGCCAAGCGGGCACGTGGCATGCTCAAGATCAAGGGGAAGAACGGGAAGATCCAGTCGAAGCGGAGCTACGCCGCCTAGATCGAGTTCTTCGCAGCGCCGGCATCGCGTCGGCGACGATTGAAAGAAAATGGCGGCGGATCTCCCGAAGTGG
The Myxococcales bacterium genome window above contains:
- a CDS encoding DUF2188 domain-containing protein; translation: MKSFVVRSCEEGWMVQREGKKSPESMHRKKEVAVRKGRAMAKRARGMLKIKGKNGKIQSKRSYAA